In the genome of Microplitis demolitor isolate Queensland-Clemson2020A chromosome 5, iyMicDemo2.1a, whole genome shotgun sequence, the window atagtcgaaagttattttaataatactcaACATATCTGTCAAACCAAAtgtagtttaaataattaagtgtaaaaataattttaatattttatgagtttaaaaataaaaaattatttttttccattattaaaataattaaattgtcagTACAAATAAGAACTctgtgtttttaaaattttatatttaacgtGCTAATGGTTAAACTACAAAAACACGAAAAAGAAACGAATctcgtataaaaatttcacgtaattagttataattaaaataatacaataattaaatatttaaaaatcttaatttaacttaaattttttttaattaaaaatttttatgtttaatttttacatttatttttatgatttttccaATATTTATGTAAGTAACAATGTAAATGActtacaaacaaataaaaactacgatacaataatatatatatgtatatatatatatatatatattaataattatagtaaaataactttttttttaattttttttgttttttattttctttatttattatttattattttttttttttttcatacaactATATACCCACTGccttaactttattttaattttttatttgaatgaaataaaaagtatcaactttacttaatattataataataataataataataataaacaaaaaaatttatatgactCCAATAGCATCTAAATGGAAATTCTAATTAtctaatttgtaattattagtaattcgTTTATAATTCTTAAATAAACTCGCATTACCCATACGATTTGATTTACTCgtcaaatatttatctatttatcaatgtttattttatacgtAATTAGtattacagtaatttttattaatattgttattgtttaattttttttttatatcaagtcataattattattaataacttattttttttatgattacaattcgataatttaatttacaaatataatttatgttagCACAAATTGGTagcaattgataaaaaaggAGTTAATAGAAGCCTAAAGTTATTAACAAATGCATTATTGTTAAAGACGTAactactttaaatttataatatatatttatatatatatatttttttttacgaacaaattaaattatgcattgtccgttaattattattgctaataaaattgaattgttttaaatataattatttagcaaattatttaaatggttttcattaaaatttgaaaaccaTTGGAAGAATCACTTTTCAACACCATAAATAACAGTTAtataatcgatttattatttttattatcccgatttatagatgaaattattgaattatagatttgttttttaaatcattattttttattatgattaattcagttaattcttcaatttaaataatcataattttcgtattttgcaaaaataaatattcagtcaCGGATTCAGTAagtttacattaaaaaaaaaaaagaaaaaaaaaggattttatCTAAGTGTATTTCAAGATAAATGGGCCCAAGGCATTAATGATCTATtacaataaatcatttatatgattttacgtctatttacaatatttgtagtagaaaaaaagaaaagaaaaaaatacccccgttgataattattttattacgtaTAATCACGCCAACATGTGCTATCAGACACAATCTTTACttgttggaaaatccaaataaCGATTAAGAAAacactaataaataattaagacaaAGTAGGCAAAAGTTAAGTCGTAAAATACcaatacaaattattacatACACTATAACGCGCACgtgtttttttctgttttatattattatttttcttttttaagaaaatattttatcatgtatTTTCGTACCGAATATGCACTCTTGTTTATCAATAGTAAACGTGTCTGAgagcaagtaaaaaaaaaacgctggcatatttaaactttaacagctattaaataattatttaatttactttttcacaTTTTCGATAATCATATATATCCCactactattaattaattatttaatatttataatacagGGTGGAAACCGAATATTATTAGctgaattattgtttttatgtattaataattattgtaaaatattatctgGTATCAATTCTTACGATAAATtactgaataataataaactttctATGCGGCTTTTCCTCTAGCTCGTTGATGATTAAATCGAAAATACCGCCCAGTACCACTCAGGGCGGCCAATTGCTGCTAATGTTgctgttgtttttgttgttgttgttgctgctgcttttgttgttgctgctgttgctgttgttgttgctgctgatgATGCAGCATTGCCATTGCTCCCGTTTCCGCGGCAGTTGGTAGAACAACAGTTGATTGTTCAGTGACGGCGATTTGATGAATTTGTGCCTGTGAACCTTGTCCTACTTGAATTTGGATTTGTTGAAGCTCGGGTAATGATGTCTGTTGTTGTATATCAGTTTGTTGCTGTTGATTCTGCGGCGATTGCTCATTTTGCTGCTGAGTTTGAGCATTGTCAACGATGCTAAGTGGATCTTCTTTCGCTCGCTTAGCCAAGTGAGATCTCGCATGTTTTCGTAGATGATCTTTACGGTAAAAGGCTTTTCCACACTCAGTACAAACCTCTGTCTTTTGACCAGAATGTATAacgaaatgtaaatttaaatgttcttTTCGTTTAAAACCTTTCATACAAACAGAACATATGAATGGTCGATCAGGATTGTGGCCTAGTTTGTGACGTTCCAAATGTTCTTTACGTTTTAAACCAGCGCCACAAATGTCACAAATAAATCTTCGCTCTATTTTATGACCAATTAAATGTTGTTCAAGTAATTCTTTTTCAGGATACGCCATATTACATTGAGGACAACAAAATAACGTGGTACCATCAAGAGCAGTAACAATGCTAACTTGACCTGGCTTGGGCTTCTTCGGTTTAGGTGGTTTTTTCTTGTACTTCTTCTTTCTTTTTGGTTTCGTTCCAGGTTCTTGTTCTTCAGGAACATCTGGAATTATTTCTGTTTCACCACCGGCAACTGTTATTTGTACAGCTTGTTCGCCAGTTCCTGTACTACCCGAGCCATCTAATCCATCAGTACCAAGTGGACTTGACTCAATAGTGGACTCACGTTTTATCGTTTCTGGCGAAAATTTAAGATAATGATGTAAACCGAGAGGAAGAGTTTGAAATCGAGAAAGATATTCAGCAACTGTAGAACCCGTGGGTGCTATGCTCTGCCATGTTGCTGGGACCGTCACAAACTCatcattattttgattacTCTGAGTCTTAACATTAGCGCGTTTAATCAAAGCTACTGGTGTTGTTCCCTCCTTAATATCATCCTTTGAGTCAATAGCTTCTCGTAAAATTAAATCCTGTGGAATTTGAGCAACAACAGTAAGACCTTCAGGTGCACCAGGAAGTTGAACAGTCTGCTGAATAGTTTGTTGAGCCGTACTCGTTACAACAGTCGAGGTACTCTGAGTCGTTTGTTCTGAcctgttaaaattaataataattattataattgttatttttttgttttatcatataaaaataataaataaattataaatcaactTACGTTTGTGTAGTTGCAACAGTATTTTGTGGTTGTACTTGTATTTGCAAACCATCAGATCCTTGTTGACTGTACGCAACTGTTAAAACAGT includes:
- the LOC103573972 gene encoding zinc finger and SCAN domain-containing protein 5C isoform X1; the protein is MLSGNKKMNFTPFPGFTTGSLPTGAVHQFTTKFAQNLTAGGQVVGVLSGGEGGVHYLRPVDPNGFTVATQGGNNQQQQIITLPITVPGKDGTQQQQTVQIQVVNPNVSQGGNNSDQPKYHIAPISLGQFPQGAATVLTVAYSQQGSDGLQIQVQPQNTVATTQTSEQTTQSTSTVVTSTAQQTIQQTVQLPGAPEGLTVVAQIPQDLILREAIDSKDDIKEGTTPVALIKRANVKTQSNQNNDEFVTVPATWQSIAPTGSTVAEYLSRFQTLPLGLHHYLKFSPETIKRESTIESSPLGTDGLDGSGSTGTGEQAVQITVAGGETEIIPDVPEEQEPGTKPKRKKKYKKKPPKPKKPKPGQVSIVTALDGTTLFCCPQCNMAYPEKELLEQHLIGHKIERRFICDICGAGLKRKEHLERHKLGHNPDRPFICSVCMKGFKRKEHLNLHFVIHSGQKTEVCTECGKAFYRKDHLRKHARSHLAKRAKEDPLSIVDNAQTQQQNEQSPQNQQQQTDIQQQTSLPELQQIQIQVGQGSQAQIHQIAVTEQSTVVLPTAAETGAMAMLHHQQQQQQQQQQQQKQQQQQQQKQQQH
- the LOC103573972 gene encoding zinc finger and SCAN domain-containing protein 5C isoform X2 encodes the protein MNFTPFPGFTTGSLPTGAVHQFTTKFAQNLTAGGQVVGVLSGGEGGVHYLRPVDPNGFTVATQGGNNQQQQIITLPITVPGKDGTQQQQTVQIQVVNPNVSQGGNNSDQPKYHIAPISLGQFPQGAATVLTVAYSQQGSDGLQIQVQPQNTVATTQTSEQTTQSTSTVVTSTAQQTIQQTVQLPGAPEGLTVVAQIPQDLILREAIDSKDDIKEGTTPVALIKRANVKTQSNQNNDEFVTVPATWQSIAPTGSTVAEYLSRFQTLPLGLHHYLKFSPETIKRESTIESSPLGTDGLDGSGSTGTGEQAVQITVAGGETEIIPDVPEEQEPGTKPKRKKKYKKKPPKPKKPKPGQVSIVTALDGTTLFCCPQCNMAYPEKELLEQHLIGHKIERRFICDICGAGLKRKEHLERHKLGHNPDRPFICSVCMKGFKRKEHLNLHFVIHSGQKTEVCTECGKAFYRKDHLRKHARSHLAKRAKEDPLSIVDNAQTQQQNEQSPQNQQQQTDIQQQTSLPELQQIQIQVGQGSQAQIHQIAVTEQSTVVLPTAAETGAMAMLHHQQQQQQQQQQQQKQQQQQQQKQQQH